The proteins below are encoded in one region of Mycobacterium botniense:
- a CDS encoding SDR family NAD(P)-dependent oxidoreductase, whose amino-acid sequence MDLGLSNATAAVVGGGRGMGLATARCLAEDGARVAIVARSRSDVDRAADELVRRGSPDAIGLVADICDGAQVDRVFAELHERWDGELNVLINAVGPGVVGSFEDLTDDQWRRAFDEGVMGMVRCVRSALPLLRKAAWARIVNFSAHSTQRQSTVLPAYTAAKAALTSISKNLSLLLAKDEILVNVVSPGSIASESLIGWAKSVGVDGEDPYQLMGAITKHFGHPAHLPRAGLPDEIGPVVAFLASRRNSYMTGANVNVDGGSDFT is encoded by the coding sequence ATGGATCTTGGACTGAGTAACGCCACCGCGGCGGTGGTCGGCGGCGGACGCGGCATGGGGTTAGCCACCGCACGCTGCCTGGCCGAAGACGGTGCCCGAGTCGCCATTGTCGCCCGCTCCCGGTCCGATGTCGACCGCGCCGCCGACGAGTTGGTCCGCCGCGGCAGCCCGGACGCGATCGGACTTGTCGCCGATATCTGCGATGGCGCACAGGTCGACAGGGTGTTTGCTGAGCTCCATGAGCGATGGGACGGCGAACTCAACGTGCTGATCAACGCCGTTGGGCCCGGTGTGGTGGGTAGTTTCGAGGACTTGACCGATGACCAGTGGCGCCGAGCCTTCGACGAAGGTGTGATGGGTATGGTGCGCTGCGTCAGGTCGGCACTGCCGCTGCTGCGCAAGGCGGCGTGGGCGCGGATCGTCAACTTCTCGGCGCACTCGACGCAGCGGCAAAGTACGGTGCTGCCCGCCTACACCGCCGCCAAGGCGGCGTTGACCAGCATCTCCAAAAATCTCTCGTTGCTGCTCGCCAAGGACGAGATCCTGGTGAATGTGGTGTCGCCGGGCAGCATCGCATCCGAGTCGCTGATCGGCTGGGCCAAGTCGGTCGGCGTCGACGGCGAGGACCCCTATCAGCTGATGGGTGCCATCACCAAACACTTCGGGCACCCGGCTCATCTGCCCCGGGCGGGACTACCAGACGAAATCGGGCCCGTTGTCGCGTTTCTGGCGTCGCGGCGAAACTCATATATGACCGGGGCGAACGTCAACGTCGACGGCGGTTCGGATTTCACGTGA
- a CDS encoding TetR/AcrR family transcriptional regulator, with translation MEVPVVARQATVDKRQRRERGSINPDDIISGAFELAEQVSIDNLSMPLLGKHLGVGVTSIYWYFRKKDDLLNAMTDRALRKYVFDTPYVEASNWRETLRNHARSMRKTFLGNPILCDLILIRSALSPKAARVGAQEIEKAITGLVEAGLSPEEAFDTYSAISVHVRGSVVLHRLQEKNRATENGARTFEEAMVIDPHSAPLLAQMTAKGHHIGAADEANFEYGLECILDHAARLIEQRTKHNKPAASQRKPATATGAQRQAHKPASRPQRKSANPVTARGRAKSARS, from the coding sequence ATGGAGGTGCCCGTAGTGGCAAGGCAGGCTACCGTCGACAAGCGTCAGCGACGCGAACGCGGGTCCATCAATCCCGACGACATTATCAGCGGCGCGTTCGAGCTCGCCGAGCAGGTATCGATAGACAACCTGAGCATGCCGCTGCTCGGTAAACACCTCGGAGTGGGCGTCACCAGCATCTACTGGTACTTCCGCAAGAAGGACGACCTACTCAACGCAATGACGGATCGGGCTTTGCGCAAGTACGTGTTCGACACGCCCTACGTTGAAGCCAGCAACTGGCGCGAGACGCTGCGAAATCACGCCCGATCGATGCGCAAGACGTTTCTGGGCAACCCAATACTGTGTGACCTGATTCTGATTCGTTCCGCGCTCAGCCCGAAAGCCGCCCGGGTGGGAGCGCAGGAGATCGAGAAGGCGATCACCGGCCTGGTAGAAGCGGGGTTGTCGCCGGAAGAAGCTTTCGACACCTATTCGGCGATATCGGTTCATGTCCGGGGATCGGTGGTGCTGCACCGGCTCCAGGAAAAGAACAGGGCAACCGAGAACGGAGCGCGCACATTCGAGGAAGCCATGGTCATCGATCCCCATTCCGCGCCGCTGCTCGCTCAAATGACCGCGAAGGGCCACCACATCGGGGCGGCCGACGAGGCCAATTTCGAATACGGCCTTGAATGCATTCTCGACCATGCGGCCCGGCTCATCGAGCAGAGGACCAAGCACAACAAGCCAGCCGCATCGCAACGTAAGCCGGCCACCGCAACCGGGGCGCAACGTCAAGCACACAAGCCGGCTTCGCGGCCACAACGAAAATCAGCCAATCCGGTCACAGCCCGCGGGCGGGCCAAGTCGGCCCGTTCGTAG
- a CDS encoding amidohydrolase family protein, whose amino-acid sequence MANLSYKAIDVDNHYYEPLDAFTRHLDKKFKRRGVQMVSDGKHTLAIIGDRVNRFIPNPTFDPIIVPGCLDLLFRGAVPEGVDPASLMKVERLEKHPEYQNRDARITVMDTQGIEMVLMLPTFACGVEEALKRDIEATMASLHAFNLWLDEDWGFDRPDHRIIAAPVISLADPEKALEEVEFVLARGAKLVLVRPAPVPGVVKPRSLGDPVHDPIWARLAEAGVPVGFHLSDSGYLQLAAMWGGKSTFEPFGSKPDPLDQILVDDRAIHDTMASMIVHGVFTRHPRLKVVSIENGSYFVYRLIKRLKKAANNHPHLFPEDPVEQLRNNVWIAPYYEDDLSALADVIGVDKIVFGSDWPHGEGLEDPLSFTDELVGFSDEDIRKIMRDNALNLLGVKVASAA is encoded by the coding sequence ATGGCCAATTTGAGCTACAAGGCGATTGACGTCGACAACCACTACTACGAGCCGCTCGATGCCTTCACCCGCCATCTGGACAAGAAGTTCAAACGGCGCGGTGTGCAGATGGTCAGCGACGGAAAGCACACTCTGGCGATCATCGGAGACCGTGTCAATCGTTTCATCCCCAATCCCACCTTCGATCCGATCATCGTGCCGGGCTGTCTGGACTTACTGTTTCGCGGCGCGGTTCCCGAGGGTGTGGACCCGGCGTCGCTGATGAAGGTCGAGCGGCTCGAGAAGCATCCCGAATACCAGAATCGGGACGCCCGCATCACGGTGATGGACACCCAGGGTATCGAGATGGTCTTGATGTTGCCTACTTTCGCCTGCGGGGTCGAAGAAGCACTCAAACGCGATATCGAGGCCACAATGGCGTCGCTGCACGCGTTCAACCTGTGGCTCGATGAGGATTGGGGCTTCGACCGGCCCGATCACCGGATTATCGCCGCACCGGTCATCTCGCTGGCCGACCCGGAGAAGGCCCTCGAGGAGGTCGAGTTCGTATTGGCGCGCGGAGCGAAGCTCGTGTTGGTACGCCCTGCGCCGGTGCCCGGCGTGGTCAAGCCGCGTTCGCTGGGCGATCCCGTCCATGATCCGATATGGGCTAGGTTGGCAGAAGCCGGGGTTCCGGTGGGTTTCCACTTAAGCGATAGCGGCTATTTACAACTGGCCGCGATGTGGGGCGGTAAATCCACGTTCGAGCCGTTCGGGTCCAAGCCCGACCCGTTGGACCAGATTCTCGTCGACGACCGCGCGATTCACGACACCATGGCCTCGATGATCGTGCATGGGGTGTTCACCCGCCATCCGCGCCTGAAGGTGGTCAGCATTGAGAACGGCTCTTACTTCGTATACCGGTTGATCAAACGGCTAAAGAAGGCGGCCAACAATCATCCGCACCTATTCCCCGAAGATCCGGTAGAGCAGCTGCGTAACAACGTGTGGATCGCTCCCTATTACGAGGATGACTTGTCGGCTCTGGCTGACGTCATCGGCGTCGACAAAATTGTGTTCGGATCGGACTGGCCACATGGCGAAGGTCTCGAAGATCCGCTGTCATTCACCGACGAACTAGTTGGATTCAGCGACGAAGACATTCGAAAAATCATGCGCGACAATGCATTGAACTTGTTAGGTGTCAAGGTCGCGTCGGCGGCCTGA
- a CDS encoding dihydrodipicolinate synthase family protein, giving the protein MATAREAREWARNALRGIGDSLYTPFCGMDGDDIDWDAYRTLVRYCVGDLGHPMLWCTSGIGEFWSLTLDERKRLLEVAIEEARAVNPGVVVQACTAAMSAKDCLELTLHAQQAGADIAYIQTPMMETHGGEGVLRFFRYIADRTDIALGMFNSPSSGYVLTPEESARIYDEVPAVCATKEGAFRPASSRLLHDMAPGLVIWECDTTVYRAGWLRAGIVCPAQLGTAGYLYETPQRRLLTEYWDLVLRDKLVEAMDYGRDSGLDQFDIDLGSCFTCYPARPDYFTHWGGAFKYAASLLGLPVGAYPHSRPPQAELPAATRDRIKQAYHRLGLIEA; this is encoded by the coding sequence GTGGCGACGGCACGGGAGGCGCGTGAGTGGGCCCGCAACGCGCTGCGGGGAATCGGTGACTCGCTCTATACACCGTTTTGCGGTATGGACGGTGACGACATCGATTGGGACGCCTACCGAACGTTGGTGCGCTATTGCGTCGGCGATCTGGGGCACCCGATGTTGTGGTGTACCAGTGGGATTGGGGAGTTCTGGTCATTGACGCTCGACGAACGCAAGCGCCTGCTGGAGGTGGCGATCGAGGAAGCACGCGCGGTCAACCCGGGCGTCGTGGTGCAGGCCTGCACGGCAGCCATGTCGGCCAAGGACTGCCTGGAGTTGACCCTGCACGCCCAGCAGGCCGGTGCTGACATCGCCTACATCCAGACGCCGATGATGGAAACACACGGCGGCGAGGGTGTGCTGCGGTTTTTCCGGTACATCGCCGACCGTACCGACATTGCTCTGGGAATGTTCAATTCACCGTCTTCCGGCTATGTGTTGACCCCGGAAGAAAGCGCGCGGATCTACGACGAGGTGCCTGCGGTCTGCGCCACCAAGGAGGGCGCCTTCCGGCCTGCCAGCAGCCGTCTCCTGCATGACATGGCGCCGGGCCTGGTGATCTGGGAATGTGACACAACGGTGTATCGCGCCGGATGGTTGCGCGCCGGCATAGTCTGTCCGGCACAGCTCGGCACCGCCGGATACCTTTACGAAACCCCGCAGCGGCGTTTGCTGACCGAATACTGGGATTTGGTGTTGCGCGACAAACTAGTTGAGGCCATGGACTATGGACGCGATTCGGGTCTGGACCAATTCGACATCGACCTGGGGTCGTGCTTCACCTGCTATCCCGCTCGGCCCGACTATTTCACGCACTGGGGCGGTGCGTTCAAATACGCCGCGTCGTTACTTGGTCTGCCGGTGGGTGCCTATCCGCATTCTCGGCCTCCTCAAGCCGAGCTACCCGCTGCGACCAGAGATCGGATCAAACAGGCATATCACCGCCTCGGGCTCATCGAGGCCTAG
- a CDS encoding enoyl-CoA hydratase encodes MSTAGAAESNAGQDDAVLVETTASGVAVLTLNRPERLNTWGGDVAGAFYSSLERADADPAVRVIVVTGRGKAFCAGAQLGAMAAVGESLDNIEQRNLSELVGDRQPHFLTTLRKPVIAAINGACVGIGLTVALMCDVRFAAAGAKFAASFARRGLVAEYGVSWILPRLTGWGVALDLLLSGRTFLADEALQLGLIKEVVAPEQLLQRTLDYAEDIARNCSPASLAVIKCQAYGDARRTVEEATALAETLLQQSLQRPDVIEGITSFLEKRAPNFPELTAPD; translated from the coding sequence ATGAGCACCGCCGGCGCGGCTGAGTCGAACGCAGGTCAAGACGACGCGGTGCTCGTTGAGACCACGGCCAGTGGCGTCGCGGTGCTCACGTTGAATCGACCGGAACGCCTCAACACGTGGGGCGGCGATGTTGCCGGTGCCTTTTACTCGAGCCTTGAGCGCGCCGACGCAGACCCGGCGGTTCGGGTGATCGTGGTGACCGGTCGCGGCAAGGCATTTTGCGCCGGTGCTCAGCTGGGCGCCATGGCGGCAGTCGGCGAATCGCTGGACAACATCGAGCAGCGGAATCTGAGCGAACTGGTCGGCGACCGGCAACCCCATTTTCTGACCACGCTGCGCAAACCGGTGATCGCGGCTATCAACGGGGCGTGTGTGGGTATCGGCCTGACCGTGGCGTTGATGTGTGACGTTCGATTCGCCGCCGCCGGTGCTAAGTTCGCTGCGTCATTCGCGCGCCGCGGGCTGGTCGCCGAATACGGGGTTTCATGGATACTACCGCGCTTGACGGGCTGGGGTGTTGCGCTCGATTTGCTGCTGAGCGGCCGCACTTTCCTTGCCGACGAAGCCCTACAGCTGGGACTGATCAAGGAAGTCGTTGCGCCCGAACAACTTTTGCAGCGTACCCTGGACTACGCGGAAGACATTGCACGCAATTGCTCGCCCGCGTCCCTGGCCGTTATCAAGTGCCAAGCATATGGTGACGCCCGTCGCACCGTGGAGGAAGCCACTGCGCTCGCCGAGACGCTGCTGCAGCAGTCACTGCAGCGACCTGACGTCATCGAGGGCATCACGAGCTTCCTCGAAAAACGCGCGCCGAATTTCCCGGAGCTGACGGCGCCGGACTAA